One stretch of Siphonobacter curvatus DNA includes these proteins:
- a CDS encoding shikimate kinase: MKNIFLLGMPSSGKSTLGRTLAREIGYEFVDMDKRIEIRELLTIAEIFNLKGEAYFRTVESELLRSLPQDTGLVVSTGGGVPCFHDNMAYIREHGVSIFLDVPPKILADRILHTRKNDRPLLSTEKPNELLDTLEKKIANRRSYYEQADVTIAGETDVQNLLEILRHLRVIS; encoded by the coding sequence ATGAAGAACATTTTTCTACTCGGCATGCCTTCGTCCGGGAAAAGCACACTGGGGCGAACGCTAGCTCGAGAAATTGGTTACGAATTTGTGGACATGGACAAGCGAATTGAAATCCGCGAATTGCTCACCATTGCCGAAATTTTTAATCTGAAGGGAGAAGCTTATTTCCGTACTGTAGAAAGTGAACTCTTACGTAGCTTACCCCAGGATACCGGATTGGTCGTTTCGACGGGTGGTGGTGTACCTTGTTTCCACGATAATATGGCTTATATCAGAGAACATGGCGTTAGTATCTTTCTGGACGTACCTCCGAAAATTCTGGCTGACCGTATTTTACATACCCGTAAGAACGATCGACCCCTACTGAGCACCGAAAAACCGAATGAATTACTGGACACGCTGGAAAAGAAAATTGCCAATCGAAGAAGCTATTATGAACAGGCCGATGTAACCATTGCTGGCGAAACGGATGTACAAAACTTGCTTGAAATTCTTCGTCACCTGCGAGTCATTTCTTAA
- a CDS encoding BT_3928 family protein yields the protein MKLLAHLSRIVVGIIFIFSGLIKLNDPVGTQIKLEEYFEVFAQDFSFMAGFWEALVPFALFFSIVLCSLEILAGVALLVQWKLRRTAWFLGLLCTFFAFLTFYSAYFNKVTDCGCFGEMIKLQPWTSFWKDIVLLLLLLVVLWQRAVFRDTHTTGIMLIAVVFCIGLGWYAVRYLPPYDGLAYAVGENIPNNMKNREPFRFKYRMEKEGKESEFDEYPSDTTYLFKEMVGPLNPDAGPRITDYRLWNGDTDYTQASFQGNHLFLIIQDVNKAHLSTLDEIKTLLKSLEGTSIQPAILTSSTEEDFNRFRHEYQLAVPYYFADFKVLKTIVRSNPGLWLLSKGTVRGKWSYASVPSKEAILEKVTP from the coding sequence ATGAAATTACTTGCTCACCTGAGCCGAATTGTGGTTGGGATCATTTTCATCTTTTCAGGTTTAATTAAGCTCAATGATCCCGTTGGTACCCAGATCAAGCTAGAGGAATACTTTGAAGTCTTTGCTCAAGATTTTTCATTTATGGCGGGTTTCTGGGAAGCTCTGGTACCCTTTGCTCTGTTCTTCTCCATCGTGCTTTGCTCACTGGAAATTCTCGCGGGGGTTGCCTTGTTGGTTCAGTGGAAGCTTCGGCGTACGGCTTGGTTTCTGGGACTGCTGTGTACCTTCTTCGCTTTCCTGACCTTTTATTCCGCCTACTTTAATAAAGTAACCGACTGCGGCTGTTTCGGGGAAATGATCAAACTGCAACCCTGGACTTCCTTCTGGAAAGATATTGTTCTGCTGCTCCTACTCCTGGTGGTATTGTGGCAACGTGCGGTATTTCGTGATACCCATACAACGGGGATTATGCTGATTGCCGTTGTATTCTGCATCGGACTGGGTTGGTATGCCGTTCGCTACCTGCCTCCCTACGATGGACTGGCGTATGCCGTAGGTGAAAATATTCCCAATAACATGAAGAATCGCGAACCCTTCCGTTTTAAGTACCGCATGGAAAAAGAAGGAAAGGAAAGTGAGTTTGACGAGTATCCCAGTGATACAACCTACCTGTTTAAGGAAATGGTTGGGCCACTGAATCCGGATGCAGGTCCCCGCATTACTGATTACCGTTTATGGAATGGCGATACGGACTACACCCAGGCTTCTTTTCAGGGGAATCATTTGTTTCTGATCATTCAGGATGTCAATAAAGCTCATCTTAGTACATTGGACGAAATTAAAACGTTACTGAAAAGTCTGGAAGGCACGAGCATTCAGCCCGCCATTCTGACTTCTTCGACCGAGGAAGACTTTAATCGATTCCGCCACGAATATCAATTAGCCGTTCCCTATTATTTCGCCGATTTTAAAGTTCTTAAAACCATTGTTCGAAGCAACCCCGGCTTGTGGCTGCTCTCGAAGGGTACCGTGCGGGGGAAGTGGAGCTATGCGAGCGTTCCTTCTAAAGAAGCCATTCTTGAAAAAGTAACTCCCTAA
- a CDS encoding translocation/assembly module TamB domain-containing protein, which yields MKIKKVLKITLLSIGGLLITIIAFLLVLGLTDWGQTFVTRQVNRYLATKLKTPFAIGRISYQIPDWIQLEDVYFQTPKGDTLLSGKRMRVDLDMLGLIQGRIALNTIELDKIRLNVTRTLPDTAFNFNFLINSFASGKPADPADTTSAPLQLSLSEVGLNDVRIHYVDDIAGADVRLVVDTLRGKFDEINPAESRYHVAEIKSSGLTAYARLYPGIDIPNKVNDAATVPGDTLDLRMGDWQLSRTNWDVNVETAQFRTKGKVGQLNLAGDQLYLEGQQALIRSLELMNSEITATLGKSAPKPEAPPAPNNKEKPQDPNAGWKASLGRVRFANNHIKFDNENAPRQARGLDYGHMDIQGFTLAGENLVYQPNLIKAQLRGGSFKEKSGLNLQRFAADVFYSPQQIGLTNFILQTPGTLLKDRLVIKFDSLGQLTRAAEAKRVLVDVNMVENKVSFADVLTIMPTLANTPPLKGNERAVVNATIQAKGTLANLNLPRVEFSVLSATRIKARGRVSYPTDPAKMGLDIVLENATTSSADVKKLAPKGSLPDSISIPSQLKLTGQAKGRLNNIDLDIALNTSYGNVTFDGALKNFVTGKNQVYAGKATLDRLDLGKWLGQPKQYGAITATATVNGRGIDPKTMATTFDLNVPEATYNGYTYRQFAAKGSLNQGLLDVQGGINDPNARLNLNVNANMKEEYPSVKGTLAVQQLDLYALKLYAEPFQVQGNVQMDFASTNPEKLIGTLRTENLNLQFKGQNYPVDSLYLTANAEGTSKTIMARTPFVDLDLGGNFQYADLAAAAMTEVNKYVTLPDTTIKAPKSATDFTLRMRVRQHPLLLAFVPGLSRLEPVKIEATLDSKRTDSTLNVSVTAGTIEYDTTVVSGANLKLSGNGRQLVLDGQVGEVRTQSMHLYPTSLSASAADNQVRFKVINKDSVNADRFGIAGRVAIQQNAYELHLDRQALLTNYRYWTSDTTGYIRYSKEGVLAENFVLETNNQSLAINSTEPRPNAPLHVQLKNLILSDLATLANQDSTLVGGTLNGDVVVKDYLGTDKKLSFTGDLKIDSLDVMQKALGTLEARFANQDDNRIGVEANLKGATNDLHVGGFYNPSSTDKALDLKVELRRLDTRTIEAFSFGQLRQAKGQLQGEMTVKGAVAKPRLNGQISFQDVGFNLAFVNASYQIDDETIVFDDETIRLNKFDLKDSLGRMLTTDGTVNIANLPDVKYSLQVTANQFSVLNASRRDNDLVYGNATLTADLRIRGTGSKPSVVGNLKIDDGSDVTMIVPDSGPSAEDSEGIITFIQPNDTTALARYLVRPKRDTLDTRVRFDQLANSNISLNLEVTEASEFSVVVDEQSGDNLRVKGNARLNVTMDESGTLGIFGRYDVTEGAYSLTYQVLKRNFNIQKGSSIVFAGDPLKADLDITALYRVNARASELIENETSRDKEEGQESSTSSKLQSRNAYANKLPFDVALKMQGNLAAPELSFDIDLVENALGIDAQIREAVEGKLTQFRQDESEINKQVFALLVLGNFLPQNSFDFFSGSGGGFNAESLARSSVSKILSQQLDRLASNVIKGVDLNIGLNSSSDYANNNENAGAGSTATKTDLNVGLSKSFFNGRLSVSVGKNFVLEDNTGIQRNNAQVFDNLSINYNITRDGRYMVRAYRVNELENVIEGYVIETGIGFVINLDYNTFRQIFGKKKIE from the coding sequence ATGAAGATAAAGAAAGTACTAAAAATTACACTGCTATCCATTGGCGGGTTATTGATCACGATCATAGCCTTTTTATTGGTATTGGGCCTAACGGATTGGGGACAAACATTCGTAACGCGGCAAGTCAATCGATACTTGGCTACCAAACTGAAAACGCCTTTTGCTATTGGTCGAATCAGTTACCAGATTCCCGATTGGATCCAGCTTGAAGATGTATACTTCCAGACGCCCAAAGGCGATACCTTACTTAGCGGTAAACGGATGCGGGTGGACTTGGATATGCTGGGACTGATTCAGGGCCGTATCGCTTTGAATACGATTGAACTGGACAAGATCCGGTTAAATGTAACCCGTACCTTACCCGATACAGCTTTCAACTTTAATTTTCTAATTAACTCGTTTGCTTCGGGCAAACCCGCCGACCCAGCGGACACTACTTCAGCTCCACTTCAACTGAGCCTTTCGGAAGTAGGACTCAATGACGTACGCATTCATTACGTAGATGATATTGCCGGAGCCGATGTACGGCTGGTGGTGGATACCTTACGCGGAAAATTCGATGAAATAAATCCGGCTGAATCCCGGTATCACGTAGCGGAAATCAAATCCAGTGGCCTAACGGCGTACGCCCGCCTGTACCCAGGCATCGACATTCCCAATAAAGTAAACGACGCAGCTACGGTACCTGGCGATACGCTGGATTTACGCATGGGCGACTGGCAACTCAGTCGCACCAACTGGGACGTAAATGTCGAAACGGCTCAGTTCCGCACGAAAGGCAAAGTAGGCCAGTTGAATCTAGCGGGCGATCAACTGTATCTGGAAGGGCAGCAGGCTCTGATTCGTTCGCTGGAATTGATGAATTCTGAAATCACGGCCACCTTGGGAAAATCGGCACCCAAGCCGGAAGCTCCGCCCGCTCCCAACAATAAAGAAAAACCACAAGACCCCAACGCTGGCTGGAAAGCTTCGCTGGGGCGGGTTCGTTTTGCGAACAACCACATCAAATTTGATAACGAAAATGCTCCACGACAGGCCCGGGGACTGGATTATGGGCATATGGACATTCAGGGCTTTACGCTGGCCGGTGAAAATCTGGTATATCAGCCCAACCTGATCAAAGCTCAGTTGCGAGGGGGTAGTTTCAAAGAAAAGAGCGGATTGAATCTGCAACGCTTTGCGGCGGATGTATTTTACAGTCCGCAACAAATTGGACTAACCAACTTCATTCTACAAACACCGGGTACCTTACTCAAAGACCGACTCGTCATTAAGTTCGATTCCCTTGGACAACTGACGCGGGCGGCCGAAGCCAAACGGGTACTGGTGGATGTGAACATGGTGGAAAACAAAGTTTCGTTTGCCGATGTACTGACCATTATGCCTACGCTGGCGAACACGCCGCCCCTGAAAGGAAACGAGCGGGCAGTAGTCAATGCGACCATTCAGGCGAAGGGTACGCTGGCGAATCTGAACCTGCCGCGGGTAGAGTTTTCTGTACTCTCAGCTACCCGTATCAAAGCCCGCGGACGGGTTTCATACCCGACGGATCCCGCTAAAATGGGACTGGATATTGTGCTGGAAAACGCAACGACCAGTTCGGCGGACGTGAAAAAACTGGCTCCCAAAGGATCACTGCCCGATTCTATCAGTATTCCTTCTCAGCTGAAACTAACGGGTCAGGCGAAGGGCCGTCTAAACAATATTGACCTGGATATTGCCCTCAATACTTCCTACGGAAACGTAACCTTCGACGGAGCATTGAAAAATTTCGTAACGGGTAAAAATCAGGTATACGCCGGGAAAGCTACGCTGGATCGCCTCGATCTGGGCAAGTGGCTGGGGCAACCCAAACAGTACGGGGCGATAACGGCTACCGCTACAGTGAATGGACGTGGAATTGATCCTAAAACGATGGCCACTACGTTCGATCTGAACGTTCCAGAAGCTACGTATAATGGGTACACTTATCGACAATTCGCCGCGAAAGGTAGTCTGAATCAGGGTTTGCTGGATGTACAGGGTGGTATCAACGATCCCAATGCCCGGTTAAACCTAAACGTCAACGCCAATATGAAGGAAGAGTACCCGAGTGTGAAGGGTACCCTGGCGGTTCAGCAACTGGACTTATATGCTTTGAAACTCTACGCGGAGCCTTTCCAGGTACAGGGTAATGTGCAGATGGATTTTGCCTCGACAAATCCCGAAAAACTGATTGGTACACTTCGAACAGAAAACCTTAACCTGCAATTCAAAGGCCAGAATTATCCCGTTGATTCACTGTATCTAACGGCCAATGCCGAGGGTACCAGCAAAACCATCATGGCCCGTACGCCCTTTGTCGATCTGGACTTGGGCGGAAACTTCCAGTATGCCGACCTGGCTGCTGCTGCCATGACGGAAGTGAATAAATACGTAACTCTGCCTGATACGACCATTAAGGCTCCCAAATCAGCGACGGACTTTACGTTGCGAATGCGGGTACGCCAACATCCGCTATTACTGGCGTTTGTACCGGGACTGTCTCGGCTGGAGCCCGTGAAAATTGAGGCTACTCTCGATAGTAAGCGGACGGATTCAACGCTTAACGTTTCCGTAACCGCTGGTACCATTGAATACGATACCACGGTGGTCTCGGGAGCGAATTTAAAACTGAGTGGGAATGGGCGGCAACTGGTGCTGGATGGACAGGTCGGCGAAGTACGTACGCAGTCCATGCACTTGTATCCTACGAGTCTTTCCGCTTCGGCAGCCGATAATCAGGTACGCTTTAAAGTCATCAATAAGGATTCGGTGAATGCCGATCGTTTCGGAATTGCGGGCCGGGTAGCCATTCAGCAAAATGCGTATGAATTGCACCTGGATCGGCAGGCGTTATTGACCAACTACCGGTACTGGACCTCCGATACAACGGGCTATATCCGTTATAGTAAAGAAGGGGTATTGGCTGAGAACTTCGTGCTGGAAACCAATAACCAGTCGCTGGCGATCAACAGTACCGAACCGCGTCCGAATGCTCCTTTGCACGTACAGCTTAAAAACCTGATTCTGTCCGATCTGGCAACGCTGGCTAATCAGGATAGTACACTGGTAGGAGGTACCCTGAATGGCGATGTGGTAGTGAAAGACTACCTGGGTACGGACAAGAAACTCAGCTTTACTGGCGACTTAAAAATCGACAGTCTGGACGTGATGCAAAAGGCTTTGGGAACCTTAGAGGCCCGTTTTGCCAATCAGGATGACAATCGGATTGGGGTCGAGGCCAACCTGAAGGGAGCGACCAACGACTTGCACGTAGGCGGTTTTTACAATCCGTCCTCGACCGATAAAGCTCTCGATCTAAAAGTAGAGCTGCGGCGACTGGATACCCGAACGATTGAAGCCTTTAGTTTTGGACAACTACGGCAGGCCAAAGGACAATTACAGGGGGAAATGACCGTGAAAGGAGCCGTTGCTAAACCTCGCCTGAACGGACAGATTAGCTTCCAGGACGTTGGATTCAATTTGGCCTTCGTAAATGCTTCCTATCAGATTGACGATGAGACGATTGTGTTCGACGACGAAACTATTCGCCTCAACAAATTTGATTTAAAAGACAGTCTGGGTCGTATGCTGACTACGGATGGAACGGTAAACATTGCCAATCTGCCCGACGTGAAGTACAGTTTACAGGTAACGGCCAATCAGTTTAGTGTGCTAAATGCCTCCCGCCGCGATAACGATTTGGTGTATGGAAACGCCACGCTGACGGCTGACCTTCGCATTCGCGGTACGGGTAGCAAACCTTCCGTCGTAGGTAATTTGAAAATTGATGATGGCAGTGATGTAACGATGATCGTTCCGGATTCCGGCCCCTCGGCTGAAGACTCCGAAGGAATCATCACCTTCATCCAGCCCAATGATACGACGGCTTTAGCACGCTATCTAGTACGCCCCAAACGGGATACGTTAGATACGCGAGTTCGCTTCGATCAATTAGCTAATTCCAACATTTCGCTGAACCTGGAAGTAACCGAGGCTTCTGAATTTAGTGTAGTGGTAGACGAACAAAGCGGGGATAACCTACGCGTGAAAGGGAATGCTCGTTTGAACGTAACCATGGATGAATCGGGTACGCTGGGCATCTTTGGCCGCTATGACGTAACTGAAGGAGCGTATTCACTAACCTATCAAGTACTCAAAAGGAATTTCAACATTCAGAAAGGAAGTAGTATTGTTTTCGCAGGCGATCCTTTAAAAGCGGATCTCGACATTACGGCTTTGTACCGAGTAAACGCACGGGCATCCGAACTAATAGAAAATGAGACCAGTAGAGACAAAGAAGAAGGACAAGAATCCAGTACGTCATCTAAACTACAAAGTCGTAATGCCTACGCTAATAAATTGCCATTTGACGTTGCCCTGAAGATGCAAGGTAATTTGGCAGCCCCGGAATTAAGCTTCGATATTGATTTGGTCGAAAATGCATTGGGTATCGATGCTCAGATTCGGGAAGCAGTAGAAGGCAAACTAACCCAATTCCGTCAGGACGAATCGGAGATTAACAAGCAAGTTTTTGCTTTGCTGGTATTAGGTAACTTCTTACCACAGAACTCATTTGACTTTTTCTCGGGCAGCGGGGGAGGTTTCAATGCAGAAAGCTTGGCTCGTAGTAGCGTTAGTAAAATCCTATCGCAGCAGCTCGATCGACTAGCTTCTAATGTAATCAAAGGGGTCGACCTCAACATTGGACTCAACTCTTCTAGCGATTACGCTAATAATAATGAAAATGCTGGAGCTGGTTCAACGGCTACTAAAACCGATTTAAACGTAGGTTTATCGAAAAGTTTCTTTAATGGTCGTTTGTCGGTGAGTGTAGGTAAAAACTTTGTACTGGAAGACAATACGGGGATTCAGAGAAACAACGCTCAGGTCTTCGATAACCTGTCCATCAATTATAACATTACCCGTGATGGCCGGTACATGGTTCGAGCGTATCGGGTCAACGAATTGGAAAATGTCA